The Bacillota bacterium genome contains the following window.
ATCATTCAAACGTTGTTCGTCCATCTATCAGCCCACCGGTTACTCGATTTTTATATATACTATGCATAACCGGCGGCAAGAGTGTTAAGCAAGGATGCTAAAAATCAATCAGGTTTTCCATGCCGTAGATCAATTTTTTCAGCCGGGGGGCACGGTCGATGGCCATGAGCAGGCCAGGCATGAAAGAACGCCGGTCCATGGAATCGTGCCTGATACTCAGCGTCTGCCCATTGCCTCCGAAAATAACTTCCTGATGGGCTACCATGCCGGGCAATCTGATGCTGTGAATATGGATATTTTCGTAGCGCCCTCCCCGGGCACCGCTTATCTTCTCTATTTCTTCCGGCCTGCCTGCAGTAGTCCGGCCGGGCAGGCTGCCCTCTTCTTTTCTTTCCGCCGTGATCATCTGGGCTGTCTTGATCGCCGTCCCCGATGGGGCATCGATCTTGTGTTCATGGTGAAGTTCAATTATTTCGACCTGATCGAAATAGCGGGCGGCGATGCGGGAAAATTTCATCATGAGGATGGCTCCCATGGCAAAATTGGGAGCGATGATTGCCCCCGTTTCAAATCGGTCAACCCATGAGGCAACCTGTTCCAGGTCCGGGTCAGTCAACCCGGTTGTTCCCACTACCGGGGTTACCCCATTCTTGAGGGCCGTGAATATGTGTTCCATCACTGCTGCCGGAGCTGTAAAATCAACCATGACCTCTGCCCCGCTTGCCTGCAACATCGGTTCAAGGTCCAGAGATATT
Protein-coding sequences here:
- a CDS encoding 4-hydroxy-tetrahydrodipicolinate reductase, which encodes MDAIKVAVCGASGNMGREAIRAISEQNTLRLVGALDIRDSGKDVGLLIGSRPLGIEISLDLEPMLQASGAEVMVDFTAPAAVMEHIFTALKNGVTPVVGTTGLTDPDLEQVASWVDRFETGAIIAPNFAMGAILMMKFSRIAARYFDQVEIIELHHEHKIDAPSGTAIKTAQMITAERKEEGSLPGRTTAGRPEEIEKISGARGGRYENIHIHSIRLPGMVAHQEVIFGGNGQTLSIRHDSMDRRSFMPGLLMAIDRAPRLKKLIYGMENLIDF